The following are from one region of the Hydrogenimonas sp. SS33 genome:
- a CDS encoding diguanylate cyclase: MGMKEPANKTRYKILGALIGGLFLTAAAAWLPMLINWLVEMDLPASIAVDAAYGLFFILAALVSYAFVTELIRARIQIRRCDEVLNTPDTAQLHDRQLFYSLAKKEILLAKRHGWPVSMIAIFIQPMKGPNMAGEKDVSVQIRDIVLEELKRVMRASDLAGSFTKNEYLLFLPNCSAENVEVIAQRIMKRIESKKIIVDDTTTYHLDCKCGVASLAPEVAEIKRLARRALEALDKAKEKQDSGIASM; this comes from the coding sequence ATGGGAATGAAAGAACCGGCGAACAAAACCAGGTACAAAATTCTGGGGGCTCTGATCGGAGGGCTCTTTCTCACTGCCGCGGCCGCATGGCTGCCGATGCTTATCAACTGGCTGGTGGAGATGGACCTGCCCGCCTCCATCGCCGTGGATGCCGCCTACGGCCTCTTCTTCATTCTCGCGGCGCTGGTCTCCTACGCCTTCGTGACGGAGCTGATCAGGGCGCGCATCCAGATACGGCGCTGTGACGAAGTGCTCAATACGCCCGACACCGCCCAGCTGCACGACAGGCAGCTCTTCTATTCTCTGGCGAAAAAGGAGATTCTGCTGGCCAAGCGGCACGGATGGCCCGTGAGCATGATCGCTATTTTTATCCAGCCGATGAAGGGCCCCAATATGGCGGGAGAGAAGGATGTGAGTGTCCAGATCCGGGATATCGTCCTGGAAGAGCTTAAACGGGTGATGCGGGCCAGTGACCTGGCGGGAAGTTTTACGAAAAACGAGTATCTGCTCTTTCTGCCCAACTGCTCCGCAGAAAATGTGGAGGTGATCGCACAGCGCATCATGAAGCGGATCGAAAGCAAAAAGATCATTGTGGACGACACTACGACCTATCATCTTGACTGCAAATGCGGTGTAGCCTCGTTGGCCCCCGAAGTGGCGGAGATCAAACGGCTTGCAAGGAGGGCTCTCGAAGCGCTCGACAAAGCGAAGGAGAAGCAGGACAGTGGCATTGCAAGTATGTAG
- a CDS encoding GGDEF domain-containing protein, with product MLKFDRPVWRIAAESFFAAAVVSAFFIGLQWALERSGAGETGNLVPAVMGGFYLVVLLPVFYYLFKQQSMVRNVRRELEKEQLLDETTRLYKARVFKEMAGTQIRLCKRNGWHVGIVLMDIDRLGAINEKYGYDAGNRVLRHFAEVVKESIRESDTVARLDDDRFALLLPNCDAKDARRVVRRIQEQILSEPLKLDRATVKIPFSSGVSSFAGKVAKYNLLLKRATEALETAKRKGGNRIELF from the coding sequence CGCCGCCGAATCCTTCTTCGCCGCGGCCGTCGTCTCCGCCTTTTTCATCGGATTGCAGTGGGCCCTGGAGAGAAGCGGGGCCGGGGAAACCGGCAACCTCGTCCCGGCCGTGATGGGCGGCTTCTATCTGGTCGTGTTGCTGCCGGTGTTCTACTATCTTTTCAAGCAGCAGTCGATGGTCAGGAATGTCCGCAGGGAACTGGAGAAGGAGCAGCTTCTCGACGAGACGACGCGGCTCTACAAAGCGCGGGTCTTCAAAGAGATGGCGGGGACGCAGATCCGTCTCTGCAAGCGGAACGGATGGCATGTCGGGATTGTGCTGATGGATATCGACCGTCTGGGCGCCATCAACGAAAAGTACGGCTATGATGCGGGAAACCGGGTCCTCAGGCACTTTGCCGAGGTCGTGAAGGAGTCGATCCGTGAAAGCGACACCGTCGCCCGGCTCGACGACGACCGGTTCGCCCTGCTCCTGCCCAACTGCGACGCGAAAGATGCGAGGCGGGTGGTACGGCGGATACAGGAGCAGATTCTTTCCGAACCGCTGAAGCTGGACCGTGCGACGGTCAAGATCCCCTTCTCTTCGGGGGTCAGCTCTTTCGCCGGCAAGGTAGCCAAATACAATCTGCTGCTCAAACGGGCGACGGAAGCGCTGGAAACCGCCAAAAGGAAAGGCGGAAACAGAATCGAACTCTTCTGA